The following proteins come from a genomic window of Sesamum indicum cultivar Zhongzhi No. 13 linkage group LG10, S_indicum_v1.0, whole genome shotgun sequence:
- the LOC105171404 gene encoding uncharacterized protein At5g19025 → MRHHLLSSTITMAPSSFKKPTTAAKPPSTHHPNSPNCPSVCRHSPSATLDLLIFILVVFSGTFLIVSYFSYLFQSLSLILPPFSTIISHFHYHLTSNPQSQLIFFALFVISFVAFVVFFEICCGQRSRRCGKKGCKGLKKAMEFDLQLQGEDMLRIGNGNKAVKDVNELPWKGGSEDNPDYECLRAELRKMAPPNGRAVLLFRDKCGCPVSKLEGWGPKRGRRHKKSLALTGGGDPR, encoded by the exons CTCTCCTCCACCATCACCATGGCCCCTTCCTCCTTCAAAAAACCCACCACCGCCGCCAAACCCCCCTCCACCCACCACCCAAATTCCCCAAATTGCCCTTCCGTGTGCAGACACTCTCCCTCCGCCACTCTCGACCTCCTCATCTTCATCCTCGTCGTTTTCTCCGGCACTTTCTTGATCGTTTCCTATTTTTCTTACCTCTTCCAATCCCTCTCTCTAATCCTCCCCCCTTTCTCCACTATCATTTCCCATTTTCATTACCATTTGACCTCCAACCCCCAATCCCAGTTAATCTTTTTTGCTCTATTCGTTATCTCATTTGtagcttttgttgttttctttgaGATCTGTTGTGGACAAAGATCAAGAAGGTGCGGGAAGAAAGGGTGTAAAGGGTTGAAGAAAGCGATGGAGTTTGATTTGCAGCTGCAAGGAGAGGACATGTTGAGAATTGGCAACGGAAATAAGGCAGTGAAAGATGTGAATGAGTTGCCATGGAAAGGAGGCAGTGAAGATAACCCGGACTACGAGTGCCTGCGTGCAGAGTTAAGGAAGATGGCTCCGCCTAACGGGCGGGCAGTGCTGCTCTTTCGGGACAAATGTGGGTGCCCGGTGTCGAAACTCGAAGGTTGGGGGCCTAAACGTGGTCGGCGACACAAGAA GAGTCTGGCTCTTACTGGTGGAGGAGATCCCCGCTGA
- the LOC105171405 gene encoding pentatricopeptide repeat-containing protein At5g19020, mitochondrial has translation MNIAYGPKCSPFYFHSFSTHINFKCFSTISPPTLQILLKNTPKKPNSLEFSLVSALKSISSSPSLVSHGQQLHCLILKSGFNSNVFIQNSLISMYSKNGLLSFAKSIFDCSRRLDTASWNIMLAGYVRYGRLRDANEMFVKMPLRNCVSYTTMIMGLAQNEYYEDAIALFREMRFSGVVPGEVTMATVISAYARIDGVGRCSKFLHGLVLKLGLHAPVIVATNLVHLYCMSSCLGLARILFDEMIERNVVSWNVMLNGYVKGGFVDSARELFEGIPGKDVVSWGTIIDGYVQVGRVREGLALYCEMRHTGLYPNEVMIVDIISACGQDAKFIEGQQFHALAVKMGLKCYDFVQATLVHFYATCREVELACLQFEEGNKKHVACWNALIAGLIRNRMVNDARHLFDEMPERDVFSWSSMISGYSHNGQPNLAIELFHEMVAKGIKPNEITMVSVLSAISGLGTLKEGRWAHEYIISNSIPINDNLSAAIIDMYAKCGSINLALDVFDQIQEKTTDVSPWNAIICGLAMHGHAEVSLQIFSDLQNRNINLNSITFIGVLSACCHAGLVEAGEVHFKSMKKIYSLEPDIKHYGCMVDLLGRAGRLKEAEELIKSMPMKADVVIWGTLLAACKMHGNTDIGERAAENLAKVEPSHGPSRVLLSNIYADVGRWDDAFSVRSGMRREKLSRSPGYSGVV, from the coding sequence ATGAACATCGCTTACGGGCCAAAATGTTCACCTTTCTACTTCCATTCCTTCTCAACCCACATCAATTTCAAATGCTTCTCCACAATTTCCCCTCCTACCCTCCAAATCCTCTTGAAGAACACTCCCAAGAAACCCAATTCTCTAGAGTTCTCACTAGTTTCTGCACTCAAATCCATTTCATCATCCCCTTCATTAGTCTCTCATGGGCAGCAGCTACATTGCCTTATACTAAAATCTGGGTTCAACTCCAATGTTTTCATACAAAACAGCTTGATCAGCATGTATTCGAAAAATGGGCTGCTTTCATTTGCAAAATCGATTTTTGATTGCTCCCGGAGGTTGGATACGGCGTCGTGGAACATAATGCTTGCTGGATATGTGAGATATGGCCGTCTGCGTGATGCCAATGAGATGTTTGTGAAGATGCCTCTGAGAAATTGTGTCTCGTATACGACTATGATCATGGGTTTGGCGCAAAATGAGTACTATGAGGATGCGATTGCGCTTTTTAGGGAAATGAGGTTTTCAGGAGTGGTCCCTGGAGAAGTGACAATGGCTACTGTTATCTCGGCTTATGCACGTATTGATGGCGTTGGAAGATGTTCGAAGTTTTTGCATGGGTTGGTATTGAAACTTGGTCTTCATGCCCCGGTGATTGTCGCGACTAACTTAGTTCACCTTTACTGCATGAGTTCGTGTCTTGGTTTGGCCCGAATACTTTTCGATGAGATGATAGAAAGGAATGTGGTTTCGTGGAATGTGATGCTGAATGGTTACGTCAAGGGGGGATTCGTAGATTCGGCCAGGGAGCTGTTTGAGGGAATTCCTGGAAAAGACGTGGTTTCTTGGGGTACCATAATTGATGGATACGTGCAAGTCGGGAGAGTGAGAGAGGGTTTGGCACTCTATTGTGAAATGAGGCACACTGGGTTATACCCCAATGAAGTTATGATTGTTGATATAATTTCTGCTTGCGGGCAAGATGCAAAATTTATTGAGGGTCAGCAATTTCATGCATTAGCTGTGAAGATGGGGTTAAAATGCTATGACTTCGTGCAGGCAACGTTGGTTCATTTTTATGCAACTTGTCGAGAAGTTGAACTCGCTTGTTTGCAGTTTGAAGAAGGGAATAAGAAACATGTAGCCTGTTGGAATGCCCTTATAGCAGGACTAATTAGAAACAGAATGGTCAATGATGCTAGGCATTTATTTGATGAGATGCCAGAACGCGATGTTTTCTCTTGGAGCTCTATGATTTCTGGTTATTCACATAATGGGCAGCCTAATTTGGCTATTGAACTTTTTCATGAAATGGTGGCCAAAGGGATCAAGCCAAATGAAATTACCATGGTCAGTGTTCTCTCTGCCATTTCTGGTCTGGGCACATTGAAGGAAGGAAGATGGGCTCATGAGTACATCATTAGTAACTCAATACCGATTAATGACAACCTGAGTGCAGCAATTATTGACATGTATGCCAAATGTGGGAGTATCAATCTGGCTTTGGATGTGTTTGATCAAATTCAAGAGAAAACCACAGACGTCTCACCTTGGAATGCGATTATATGTGGCTTGGCTATGCATGGGCATGCAGAAGTGTCCTTACAAATTTTCTCAGACTTGCAGAACCgaaatataaatctcaatTCAATTACATTCATCGGAGTCTTGAGTGCGTGTTGCCATGCTGGCTTGGTGGAAGCAGGGGAAGTGCATTTTAAAagcatgaaaaaaatatatagtttagaACCAGACATTAAGCATTATGGATGTATGGTGGATCTCTTAGGGAGAGCTGGAAGATTGAAGGAAGCAGAAGAGCTCATAAAAAGCATGCCTATGAAGGCAGATGTTGTCATATGGGGTACACTATTGGCTGCATGTAAAATGCATGGTAATACAGATATAGGAGAAAGAGCTGCTGAAAATTTGGCTAAGGTGGAACCATCACATGGCCCGAGTAGAGTTTTACTGTCCAATATTTATGCAGATGTAGGCAGGTGGGATGATGCCTTTTCAGTGAGGAGTGGAATGCGAAGGGAAAAACTGTCGAGATCACCAGGTTATAGCGGTGTTGTGTAA
- the LOC105171406 gene encoding mediator of RNA polymerase II transcription subunit 33A isoform X1, producing MEVATQLNCNIWDRVLGQTKEAQEKGRDPLLWAIQVSSNLSSAGIPLPSLELANHLVSHICWDNNVPISWKFLEKALALKIVPPLLVLGLLSTRVISYRHSCPAAFRLYMELLKRHAFSLKEHTNLPNYQKTMDSLDQVLHLSQIFGLQANEAGALLVMFVFSIVWQLVDASLDDEGLLELTENDPRWPVRPQAMQVDVHNMYEEKRKEYRERFLTINTIMAIQLLGQFLRNKVTSRILYLARQNMYAHWKSFIQKMQLLVENSLALRNSKSITPEVLRQLISDSHSFKLQHFQASLLQEFHPVVQSRPLVNPAGLCLGTSRSGLWLPLDMLLEDAMDGSQVNATSAVEIITGLVKSLQAINATSWHEIFLGLWMAALRLVQRERDPIEGPVPRLDTRLSMLLSITTLVVADLVEEEESVAADEFGYDLGNKNQVPGKRRMDLIFSLQNLHDYQSLLTPPQSAIPATNQAAAKAMMFVSGINVGTAYFECMSTMDMPIDCSGNLYHLIVEACIARNLLDTSAYFWPGYVNGRINQLPHNVPNQVPGWSSFMKGASLTPVMINALASIPASSFAEVQKVFEMAVKGSNEERIAAATILCGASLIRGWNIQEHTVYFITRLLSPSVPADYTGNESHLISYAPMLNVLLVGIAPVDCVQIFSLHGLVPELAGSLMTICEVFGSCVPNISWTMPTGEEISAHAVFSNAFALLLKLWRFNHPPIEYGVGDVPPVGSQLTPEYLLLVRNSHLVSSGNLLKDPNRRRLAKAASSSSPKPIFVDSFPKLKVWYRQHLACIASPLTGLINGTPVHHTVDTLLNMMFRKISGGNQTVTTVTSGSSSSSGPGSEDIYLRPKLPAWDILEAVPFVADAALTACAHGRLSPRELCTGLKDLADFLPATLATIVSYFSAEVTRGVWKSVFMNGTDWPSPAANLSNVEGQIKKILAATGVDIPSLAAGGSSPASLPLPLAAFVSLTITYKLDKASQRFLDLAGPALESLAAGCPWPCMPIVASLWTQKAKRWSDFLVFSASRTVFLHSNDAVVQLLRSCFSATLGLNSSCCISDNGGVGALLGHGFGSHFNGGIAPVAPGILYLRVYRSIRDIMFLREEIVSVLMQTVEDVTCSCLPKQSSEKLKKSKNGMKHGHASLAAALTKVKLAASLGASVIFLTGGLGLVQSLIKETLPSWFMSIHRSEHEGDRGKMVPMLRGYALAYLAALCGAFVWGVDSSTAAASKRRPKILGCHMEFLASALDGKISLGCDLATWHAYVSGFLSLMVRCTPTWIFELNVELLRRLSKGLRRWNEEELALALLGVGGLGTMSSAAEMVIETEI from the exons ATGGAGGTGGCCACTCAGTTGAACTGCAACATATGGGACAGAGTTCTGGGGCAAACTAAGGAGGCCCAAGAAAAAGGCAGGGACCCGTTGTTGTGGGCAATTCAAGTTTCTTCGAATTTGAGTTCTGCTGGAATCCCTTTACCTTCTCTTGAGCTAGCTAACCATTTGGTCTCCCATATTTGCTGGGATAACAATGTGCCCATTTCTTGGAAGTTCTTAGAGAAAGCGTTGGCTCTCAAAATTGTGCCTCCCTTGCTTGTTCTTGGATTGCTGTCAACAAG GGTAATTTCATATCGGCATTCTTGTCCTGCAGCATTTAGACTTTATATGGAACTCCTTAAGAGACATGCCTTCTCACTGAAAGAGCACACAAATTTGCCAAACTATCAAAA GACCATGGATTCATTAGACCAAGTTCTCCATTTATCACAAATATTTGGCTTGCAAGCAAATGAAGCTGGTGCTCTGCTggttatgtttgttttttcaattgtcTGGCAGTTGGTTGACGCATCACTAGATGATGAAGGATTGCTTGAACTTACAGAGAATGACCCCAGGTGGCCTGTCAGACCTCAAGCTATGCAAGTAGACGTTCATAATATGTAcgaagagaagaggaaagaaTACAGAGAAAGATTCCTTACTATTAATACCATCATGGCCATTCAGTTACTTGGGCAGTTTTTGCGAAACAAAGTAACTTCCAGGATTCTTTACTTGGCACGCCAAAACAT GTATGCACACTGGAAAAGCTTTATCCAGAAAATGCAGCTGCTTGTAGAAAATTCATTGGCTTTGAGAAACTCAAAATCTATTACACCAGAGGTTCTTCGGCAGTTAATATCAGACAGTCACAGTTTTAAGCTTCAGCATTTCCAGGCAAGCTTATTGCAGGAGTTCCATCCTGTGGTACAATCCAGACCTCTTGTTAATCCTGCTGGTCTCTGTCTTGGGACTAGTCGGTCTGGTCTTTGGCTTCCTCTGGATATGCTGCTAGAAGATGCAATGGATGGTTCCCAAGTTAATGCAACAAGCGCCGTAGAAATCATTACTG GTTTAGTTAAGTCCCTTCAGGCAATTAACGCCACCTCTTGGCATGAAATCTTTCTAGGACTTTGGATGGCTGCTCTACGCCTTGTTCAACGG GAGAGGGATCCTATTGAGGGACCTGTGCCTCGTCTGGACACTCGTCTGAGCATGTTATTGTCAATTACAACTCTTGTAGTTGCTGATCTTGTTGAGGAAGAGGAAAGTGTTGCCGCAGATGAGTTCGGATATGATTTGGGTAACAAAAATCAGGTTCCTGGGAAACGACGTATGGATTTGATATTCAGTCTTCAGAATCTGCATGATTACCAGAGCTTGCTAACTCCACCTCAGTCAGCAATTCCTGCTACTAATCAGGCTGCTGCTAAAGCAATGATGTTTGTATCTGGCATCAATGTTGGTACTGCATACTTTGAGTGCATGAGCACAATGGATATGCCAATTGACTGCT CTGGTAACCTGTATCATTTAATTGTTGAGGCATGCATAGCCAGAAATCTGTTGGACACATCTGCTTATTTCTGGCCAGGTTATGTAAATGGGCGCATCAACCAACTACCCCACAATGTTCCCAATCAAGTTCCTGGGTGGTCATCATTTATGAAAGGGGCATCTCTCACCCCTGTGATGATAAATGCTCTAGCATCAATTCCTGCTTCAAG CTTCGCGGAGGTCCAGAAAGTCTTTGAGATGGCAGTCAAAGGATCCAATGAGGAAAGAATAGCTGCTGCTACTATTCTTTGCGGGGCCTCCTTGATTCGTGGATGGAATATTCAG GAACACactgtttattttataactcGGTTGCTGTCTCCATCAGTCCCTGCTGACTATACCGGGAACGAAAGCCATTTGATAAGCTATGCTCCCATGCTCAATGTTCTCCTTGTGGGGATAGCACCAGTTGACTGTGTTCAGATTTTCTCCCTCCATGGTTTG GTTCCAGAACTTGCTGGCTCATTAATGACAATATGCGAGGTGTTTGGTTCATGTGTGCCCAATATCTCATGGACCATGCCCACAGGAGAAGAAATTTCTGCCCATGCTGTGTTTTCAAATGCATTTGCTCTTCTTCTAAAGCTATGGAGGTTCAATCACCCTCCTATTGAATATGGAGTAGGAGATGTACCTCCAGTAGGATCCCAACTCACTCCTGAGTACCTCTTATTGGTAAGGAATTCACACCTAGTCTCTTCAGGAAACTTACTCAAGGATCCAAATCGAAGGAGACTTGCAAAAGCAGCAAGTTCTTCGTCTCCCAAACCCATATTTGTGGATTCATTTCCCAAACTTAAAGTGTGGTATAGGCAGCATCTCGCTTGTATTGCTTCCCCCCTCACTGGTCTTATCAATGGGACTCCGGTCCATCATACTGTGGATACACTACTTAACATGATGTTCAGAAAAATCAGCGGAGGAAACCAAACTGTGACCACTGTTACATCTGGTAGTAGCAGTTCCTCTGGTCCTGGAAGTGAAGACATTTATCTTAGGCCTAAACTACCTGCTTGGGATATCCTTGAAGCCGTCCCTTTTGTGGCAGATGCTGCTCTAACAGCATGTGCTCATGGAAGATTGTCTCCTCGTGAACTCTGCACAG GGCTGAAAGATTTGGCTGATTTTCTTCCTGCAACTTTGGCGACCATTGTAAGTTACTTCTCAGCCGAAGTGACACGTGGAGTATGGAAGTCAGTTTTTATGAATGGAACAGATTGGCCGAGTCCAGCTGCTAATCTCTCCAATGTTGAGGGAcagataaagaaaatattagctGCCACTGGTGTGGATATCCCCAGTCTTGCAGCAG GTGGGAGTTCTCCAGCTTCGCTTCCATTGCCCTTGGCTGCATTTGTGAGTCTCACCATAACATATAAGCTTGATAAAGCTTCACAACGTTTTCTGGATCTGGCCGGCCCAGCTTTGGAGTCCCTTGCTGCTGGCTGCCCTTGGCCATGCATGCCAATAGTGGCTTCTTTATGGACCCAAAAGGCAAAGCGTTGGAGTGACTTCCTCGTCTTTTCTGCTTCCCGCACTGTCTTCCTTCACAGCAATGATGCTGTTGTTCAGCTTCTTCGAAGCTGCTTCAGCGCCACCCTTGGTTTGAACAGTAGTTGCTGTATCTCAGACAACGGTGGTGTTGGAGCACTTCTTGGTCATGGATTTGGATCTCATTTCAATGGTGGTATCGCTCCAGTCGCACCAGGGATCCTATATCTGCGAGTCTACCGGTCGATTAGAGACATTATGTTCTTGAGAGAGGAGATAGTTTCAGTGCTCATGCAGACTGTGGAAGACGTAACCTGCAGTTGCCTTCCAAAACAGAGTTCAGAAAAGCTGAAAAAGTCCAAAAATGGGATGAAACATGGGCATGCCTCGCTTGCTGCAGCTTTAACTAAGGTGAAACTAGCTGCATCTCTGGGAGCTTCTGTAATCTTCTTAACTGGTGGACTGGGGCTGGTGCAGTCGCTAATCAAGGAAACTCTTCCGTCTTGGTTTATGTCTATTCATCGGTCTGAGCACGAAGGCGATAGAGGCAAGATGGTTCCAATGCTCAGAGGGTATGCACTGGCATATTTGGCGGCACTTTGTGGAGCTTTTGTTTGGGGTGTAGACTCATCAACAGCAGCAGCTTCAAAAAGACGGCCTAAAATTCTTGGATGTCACATGGAATTTCTTGCTAGTGCCTTAGATGGAAAGATTTCACTTGGCTGTGATCTTGCTACTTGGCATGCCTATGTGTCCGGTTTTCTGAGCTTGATGGTAAGATGCACACCAACTTGGATATTTGAGTTGAACGTGGAGTTGTTGAGACGACTGAGCAAGGGACTAAGACGATGGAACGAGGAGGAGCTTGCTCTGGCTTTGCTTGGGGTTGGCGGACTTGGTACCATGAGCTCAGCAGCCGAAATGGTCATTGAAACTGAGATATAA
- the LOC105171406 gene encoding mediator of RNA polymerase II transcription subunit 33A isoform X2 produces the protein MQLLVENSLALRNSKSITPEVLRQLISDSHSFKLQHFQASLLQEFHPVVQSRPLVNPAGLCLGTSRSGLWLPLDMLLEDAMDGSQVNATSAVEIITGLVKSLQAINATSWHEIFLGLWMAALRLVQRERDPIEGPVPRLDTRLSMLLSITTLVVADLVEEEESVAADEFGYDLGNKNQVPGKRRMDLIFSLQNLHDYQSLLTPPQSAIPATNQAAAKAMMFVSGINVGTAYFECMSTMDMPIDCSGNLYHLIVEACIARNLLDTSAYFWPGYVNGRINQLPHNVPNQVPGWSSFMKGASLTPVMINALASIPASSFAEVQKVFEMAVKGSNEERIAAATILCGASLIRGWNIQEHTVYFITRLLSPSVPADYTGNESHLISYAPMLNVLLVGIAPVDCVQIFSLHGLVPELAGSLMTICEVFGSCVPNISWTMPTGEEISAHAVFSNAFALLLKLWRFNHPPIEYGVGDVPPVGSQLTPEYLLLVRNSHLVSSGNLLKDPNRRRLAKAASSSSPKPIFVDSFPKLKVWYRQHLACIASPLTGLINGTPVHHTVDTLLNMMFRKISGGNQTVTTVTSGSSSSSGPGSEDIYLRPKLPAWDILEAVPFVADAALTACAHGRLSPRELCTGLKDLADFLPATLATIVSYFSAEVTRGVWKSVFMNGTDWPSPAANLSNVEGQIKKILAATGVDIPSLAAGGSSPASLPLPLAAFVSLTITYKLDKASQRFLDLAGPALESLAAGCPWPCMPIVASLWTQKAKRWSDFLVFSASRTVFLHSNDAVVQLLRSCFSATLGLNSSCCISDNGGVGALLGHGFGSHFNGGIAPVAPGILYLRVYRSIRDIMFLREEIVSVLMQTVEDVTCSCLPKQSSEKLKKSKNGMKHGHASLAAALTKVKLAASLGASVIFLTGGLGLVQSLIKETLPSWFMSIHRSEHEGDRGKMVPMLRGYALAYLAALCGAFVWGVDSSTAAASKRRPKILGCHMEFLASALDGKISLGCDLATWHAYVSGFLSLMVRCTPTWIFELNVELLRRLSKGLRRWNEEELALALLGVGGLGTMSSAAEMVIETEI, from the exons ATGCAGCTGCTTGTAGAAAATTCATTGGCTTTGAGAAACTCAAAATCTATTACACCAGAGGTTCTTCGGCAGTTAATATCAGACAGTCACAGTTTTAAGCTTCAGCATTTCCAGGCAAGCTTATTGCAGGAGTTCCATCCTGTGGTACAATCCAGACCTCTTGTTAATCCTGCTGGTCTCTGTCTTGGGACTAGTCGGTCTGGTCTTTGGCTTCCTCTGGATATGCTGCTAGAAGATGCAATGGATGGTTCCCAAGTTAATGCAACAAGCGCCGTAGAAATCATTACTG GTTTAGTTAAGTCCCTTCAGGCAATTAACGCCACCTCTTGGCATGAAATCTTTCTAGGACTTTGGATGGCTGCTCTACGCCTTGTTCAACGG GAGAGGGATCCTATTGAGGGACCTGTGCCTCGTCTGGACACTCGTCTGAGCATGTTATTGTCAATTACAACTCTTGTAGTTGCTGATCTTGTTGAGGAAGAGGAAAGTGTTGCCGCAGATGAGTTCGGATATGATTTGGGTAACAAAAATCAGGTTCCTGGGAAACGACGTATGGATTTGATATTCAGTCTTCAGAATCTGCATGATTACCAGAGCTTGCTAACTCCACCTCAGTCAGCAATTCCTGCTACTAATCAGGCTGCTGCTAAAGCAATGATGTTTGTATCTGGCATCAATGTTGGTACTGCATACTTTGAGTGCATGAGCACAATGGATATGCCAATTGACTGCT CTGGTAACCTGTATCATTTAATTGTTGAGGCATGCATAGCCAGAAATCTGTTGGACACATCTGCTTATTTCTGGCCAGGTTATGTAAATGGGCGCATCAACCAACTACCCCACAATGTTCCCAATCAAGTTCCTGGGTGGTCATCATTTATGAAAGGGGCATCTCTCACCCCTGTGATGATAAATGCTCTAGCATCAATTCCTGCTTCAAG CTTCGCGGAGGTCCAGAAAGTCTTTGAGATGGCAGTCAAAGGATCCAATGAGGAAAGAATAGCTGCTGCTACTATTCTTTGCGGGGCCTCCTTGATTCGTGGATGGAATATTCAG GAACACactgtttattttataactcGGTTGCTGTCTCCATCAGTCCCTGCTGACTATACCGGGAACGAAAGCCATTTGATAAGCTATGCTCCCATGCTCAATGTTCTCCTTGTGGGGATAGCACCAGTTGACTGTGTTCAGATTTTCTCCCTCCATGGTTTG GTTCCAGAACTTGCTGGCTCATTAATGACAATATGCGAGGTGTTTGGTTCATGTGTGCCCAATATCTCATGGACCATGCCCACAGGAGAAGAAATTTCTGCCCATGCTGTGTTTTCAAATGCATTTGCTCTTCTTCTAAAGCTATGGAGGTTCAATCACCCTCCTATTGAATATGGAGTAGGAGATGTACCTCCAGTAGGATCCCAACTCACTCCTGAGTACCTCTTATTGGTAAGGAATTCACACCTAGTCTCTTCAGGAAACTTACTCAAGGATCCAAATCGAAGGAGACTTGCAAAAGCAGCAAGTTCTTCGTCTCCCAAACCCATATTTGTGGATTCATTTCCCAAACTTAAAGTGTGGTATAGGCAGCATCTCGCTTGTATTGCTTCCCCCCTCACTGGTCTTATCAATGGGACTCCGGTCCATCATACTGTGGATACACTACTTAACATGATGTTCAGAAAAATCAGCGGAGGAAACCAAACTGTGACCACTGTTACATCTGGTAGTAGCAGTTCCTCTGGTCCTGGAAGTGAAGACATTTATCTTAGGCCTAAACTACCTGCTTGGGATATCCTTGAAGCCGTCCCTTTTGTGGCAGATGCTGCTCTAACAGCATGTGCTCATGGAAGATTGTCTCCTCGTGAACTCTGCACAG GGCTGAAAGATTTGGCTGATTTTCTTCCTGCAACTTTGGCGACCATTGTAAGTTACTTCTCAGCCGAAGTGACACGTGGAGTATGGAAGTCAGTTTTTATGAATGGAACAGATTGGCCGAGTCCAGCTGCTAATCTCTCCAATGTTGAGGGAcagataaagaaaatattagctGCCACTGGTGTGGATATCCCCAGTCTTGCAGCAG GTGGGAGTTCTCCAGCTTCGCTTCCATTGCCCTTGGCTGCATTTGTGAGTCTCACCATAACATATAAGCTTGATAAAGCTTCACAACGTTTTCTGGATCTGGCCGGCCCAGCTTTGGAGTCCCTTGCTGCTGGCTGCCCTTGGCCATGCATGCCAATAGTGGCTTCTTTATGGACCCAAAAGGCAAAGCGTTGGAGTGACTTCCTCGTCTTTTCTGCTTCCCGCACTGTCTTCCTTCACAGCAATGATGCTGTTGTTCAGCTTCTTCGAAGCTGCTTCAGCGCCACCCTTGGTTTGAACAGTAGTTGCTGTATCTCAGACAACGGTGGTGTTGGAGCACTTCTTGGTCATGGATTTGGATCTCATTTCAATGGTGGTATCGCTCCAGTCGCACCAGGGATCCTATATCTGCGAGTCTACCGGTCGATTAGAGACATTATGTTCTTGAGAGAGGAGATAGTTTCAGTGCTCATGCAGACTGTGGAAGACGTAACCTGCAGTTGCCTTCCAAAACAGAGTTCAGAAAAGCTGAAAAAGTCCAAAAATGGGATGAAACATGGGCATGCCTCGCTTGCTGCAGCTTTAACTAAGGTGAAACTAGCTGCATCTCTGGGAGCTTCTGTAATCTTCTTAACTGGTGGACTGGGGCTGGTGCAGTCGCTAATCAAGGAAACTCTTCCGTCTTGGTTTATGTCTATTCATCGGTCTGAGCACGAAGGCGATAGAGGCAAGATGGTTCCAATGCTCAGAGGGTATGCACTGGCATATTTGGCGGCACTTTGTGGAGCTTTTGTTTGGGGTGTAGACTCATCAACAGCAGCAGCTTCAAAAAGACGGCCTAAAATTCTTGGATGTCACATGGAATTTCTTGCTAGTGCCTTAGATGGAAAGATTTCACTTGGCTGTGATCTTGCTACTTGGCATGCCTATGTGTCCGGTTTTCTGAGCTTGATGGTAAGATGCACACCAACTTGGATATTTGAGTTGAACGTGGAGTTGTTGAGACGACTGAGCAAGGGACTAAGACGATGGAACGAGGAGGAGCTTGCTCTGGCTTTGCTTGGGGTTGGCGGACTTGGTACCATGAGCTCAGCAGCCGAAATGGTCATTGAAACTGAGATATAA
- the LOC105171407 gene encoding endo-1,3;1,4-beta-D-glucanase-like, which translates to MSGPQCAHNPPTLDPASGAGHVQQIGGFNTYVTGDQDSKLAIIFLADAFGWEVPKLRKLADKVAESGFLVVVPDFYYGDKFTLEKAGQGWVDTHPPDRGCDDARTIIAALKSKGVSKIGAAGFCWGGMVAVRLAKYDCIEAAVVLHPGPITVEEINEVKTPIAILGAEIDHIGPPEMVKQLEDVLSSKPEVDSFVKIFPGVGHGWTVRYNDDDEFEVKSALESHSDMLNWLTKYVK; encoded by the exons ATGTCAGGACCTCAGTGCGCTCATAATCCACCAACCCTCGACCCAGCATCTGGAGCAGGACATGTCCAACAAATTGGGGGCTTTAACACATACGTCACTGGTGATCAGGACTCCAAGCTTGCTATCATTTTCCTTGCTGATGCATTTG GGTGGGAAGTTCCAAAACTAAG GAAGCTTGCAGACAAAGTTGCGGAATCAGGATTCTTGGTTGTGGTTCCTGATTTCTACTACGGTGATAAATTCACTCTAGAAAAAGCTGGACAAGGATGGGTCGACACTCATCCCCcg GATAGAGGATGTGACGATGCTAGGACTATAATTGCTGCCTTGAAAAGCAAAGGAGTGTCCAAAATTGGAGCTGCAGGTTTTTGCTGGGGAG GTATGGTGGCAGTGAGACTGGCAAAATATGACTGTATTGAGGCTGCAGTCGTGTTGCATCCGGGTCCAATCACAGTAGAAGAAATAAATG AGGTGAAAACCCCAATTGCTATACTGGGAGCAGAGATTGACCATATTGGACCACCTGAGATGGTGAAGCAACTAGAAGACGTTTTATCATCAAAACCTGAG GTTGATAGCTTTGTGAAAATATTTCCTGGCGTTGGACACGGATGGACTGTGAGATACAACGATGACGACGAGTTTGAAGTGAAGAGTGCTTTGGAGTCTCACTCGGATATGTTGAACTGGCTGACCAAATATGTCAAGTAA